A genome region from Coprococcus phoceensis includes the following:
- a CDS encoding MSCRAMM family protein, with translation MKKIKQLFSFVLICATVLGTLSVYAQEPKDPPSVGEKLQMAEEIREILREVGVGTVEGYEEIPRAEFAAKSTIYAQVLEANVGAIDIVDYNQTAPDGTPWVILEHWNEGRLGTSSGEELYCANPTVSFRAGYKTAVDAAKYYNKATIQMIAAMFYYYDHYACSGINSNYDYLFKQCAVWWVLNEAHHWYGNVVIETGNNVKCNLGHWLATHKSEYMANGMAWARKNYQYFQDAYGIMYEGAGQPLSKWGGTYKPFGTVRLKKESANPSVTTQNGNYSLEGAEFGVYKEASLSGSSRVGVLKTDAKGDSNVLSLQAGTYFVKEIKAPKGYALNPETKTVTISSGRESKVMFEDVPQLCPIEILLRKTDADTGENKPQGAATFRGARFTVKYYDGLWEEDTDPEKLGKTAKRTWVFETDEDGQCSYGKKHLVSGDALYVDLNGRPAVPIGTITIQETKAPEGYLLNPELFVRQITAKGNTESVDTYNTLGVPERILKLDLIKRQEGLDVPIPGVKFEHESPDRKKETIETDQNGELTLKGLQYGTHKIQEISVMEGYLLNGNVIEFYVAQDNQISITSKIDDTLGKAEIQVTDKGNIIVTMEDPLAPFRLLIHKENQKGKRLEGAEFTLYAEKKCENVVMRGETGTDGVLELRNLEVGKRYYMKETKAPEGYRIPVDLFGNPLVYELWVESIPAKDTFLFYVNGKAYDTSDSDGMFSVGGTKADRETHVTVINETGMKLPDTGSKWMLPMLAAGGILCLIAGRQQKRKKIRRIRR, from the coding sequence TTGAAAAAAATAAAACAGCTTTTTTCGTTCGTCTTAATCTGCGCGACGGTTCTTGGCACGCTGAGTGTTTATGCACAGGAGCCGAAAGATCCTCCTTCTGTGGGAGAAAAACTTCAGATGGCAGAGGAGATACGGGAAATTTTGCGGGAAGTAGGAGTTGGTACCGTGGAAGGATACGAGGAAATTCCAAGAGCAGAATTTGCGGCTAAAAGCACTATTTATGCGCAGGTATTGGAGGCGAATGTAGGCGCAATTGATATTGTGGATTACAATCAGACTGCGCCGGATGGCACTCCGTGGGTGATTTTAGAGCACTGGAACGAGGGGAGATTGGGAACAAGCAGTGGAGAAGAATTATATTGCGCGAATCCGACAGTTTCCTTTCGGGCAGGCTACAAAACGGCGGTCGATGCCGCAAAATATTATAACAAAGCCACGATTCAGATGATTGCGGCAATGTTTTATTACTATGATCATTATGCATGCAGTGGAATTAACAGTAACTACGATTATCTGTTTAAGCAGTGCGCGGTCTGGTGGGTGTTGAATGAGGCACATCATTGGTATGGAAACGTGGTGATAGAGACCGGAAATAATGTGAAGTGTAATCTGGGACACTGGCTTGCAACACACAAAAGTGAGTATATGGCAAATGGAATGGCATGGGCCAGAAAAAATTATCAGTATTTTCAGGATGCATACGGAATAATGTATGAGGGTGCAGGACAACCGCTGAGTAAGTGGGGAGGCACGTACAAGCCGTTCGGCACGGTTCGATTAAAAAAAGAGTCTGCGAATCCTTCTGTGACAACTCAGAATGGAAATTATTCACTTGAAGGAGCAGAATTTGGAGTGTATAAAGAGGCATCGCTTTCCGGATCATCCAGAGTAGGTGTGCTTAAAACAGATGCAAAAGGGGACTCAAATGTACTTTCTTTGCAGGCGGGAACCTATTTTGTGAAAGAAATCAAGGCGCCAAAAGGGTACGCGCTAAATCCGGAGACGAAAACAGTGACAATATCTTCCGGGCGTGAAAGTAAGGTAATGTTTGAAGATGTTCCACAACTTTGTCCAATTGAGATATTACTGAGAAAAACGGATGCGGACACTGGAGAAAATAAGCCGCAGGGAGCAGCCACATTTCGTGGAGCAAGATTCACTGTAAAATATTATGACGGACTATGGGAAGAAGATACAGATCCGGAAAAGTTAGGTAAGACAGCAAAACGGACATGGGTATTTGAGACGGATGAAGACGGACAATGTTCTTATGGAAAGAAACATCTCGTATCAGGAGATGCGTTATATGTGGATCTGAATGGTCGACCGGCTGTGCCGATTGGGACGATTACGATTCAGGAGACAAAAGCGCCGGAAGGATATTTGCTCAATCCGGAACTGTTTGTAAGACAGATTACGGCAAAAGGAAATACAGAATCCGTGGATACTTACAATACACTGGGTGTACCGGAGCGCATTTTAAAACTGGATTTGATCAAAAGACAGGAAGGCTTAGACGTCCCGATTCCGGGAGTGAAATTTGAACATGAAAGTCCAGATAGGAAGAAGGAAACGATAGAGACGGATCAAAATGGAGAATTGACACTGAAAGGACTACAGTATGGAACGCATAAAATTCAAGAGATATCTGTAATGGAGGGCTATCTGCTAAATGGAAATGTAATTGAATTCTATGTTGCACAAGACAATCAGATCAGTATCACATCCAAGATAGATGATACGCTGGGAAAAGCAGAGATTCAGGTGACAGATAAAGGAAATATAATTGTGACCATGGAAGATCCTCTGGCACCGTTTCGACTTTTAATCCACAAAGAGAATCAGAAAGGGAAACGTCTCGAAGGAGCAGAGTTTACACTGTATGCAGAGAAGAAGTGTGAAAATGTTGTGATGAGAGGAGAGACAGGTACTGATGGGGTATTGGAGTTAAGAAATTTGGAAGTTGGAAAACGATACTATATGAAGGAGACCAAGGCGCCGGAAGGATATCGTATCCCAGTTGATCTGTTTGGAAATCCACTGGTGTATGAACTGTGGGTAGAGAGTATTCCGGCAAAAGATACGTTTCTGTTTTATGTAAATGGAAAAGCCTATGATACATCTGATTCGGACGGTATGTTTTCGGTAGGCGGAACAAAAGCGGACAGGGAGACACATGTCACGGTAATCAATGAAACGGGTATGAAACTTCCGGATACAGGATCTAAATGGATGCTTCCAATGCTGGCAGCAGGAGGAATCTTATGCTTAATTGCAGGCAGACAACAGAAAAGAAAAAAGATAAGGAGAATAAGACGATGA
- a CDS encoding ABC-ATPase domain-containing protein, with the protein MQSSAALQTLLNRIHRKSYPAYKETKGIYQFDRYVLSIDHVQGDPFASPSKVSIRVLGKDARFPSILYDSYEKRIALQDYLTRKFHQGIDRYNFKAKGSGKSGLLSISQCRQEILERTACTIHPKNGEIVLRMEIGFPANGRTINAQELIRILFDFLPDCVYNTLFYAKLNHQKLQQIHDLAEDQAYIRHELKRRNLVAFVANGSVLPRESGISPRPLKDAVPFSSPASLEVTMSLPHKGELIGMGIPKGITLIVGGGYHGKSTLLNALELGVYNHIAGDGREYVITDDTAVKLRAEDGRSIKHTDISMFINNLPNGKDTVSFYTEDASGSTSQAANVIEAMETGSSLFLIDEDTSATNFMIRDELMQRVVNRNKEPITPFIERARMLFEQYGISSIIVAGSSGSYFHIADLILQMDQYVPFDITDFAKQEAKAFPLPDYDHLAVPDIPDYKRIPKPNSAFRSQGKCKVKTLGKDAVQINRETIDLRYVEQLADSEQTTALGYIIKHLESNAIDGKKNLQTLVDTLYQTFDQNGFSSIAPNTNMALPRRQEIFAALNRYRKLNL; encoded by the coding sequence ATACAGTCTTCTGCAGCCTTGCAGACTTTATTAAATCGAATACACCGCAAAAGCTATCCAGCTTACAAAGAAACAAAAGGTATCTATCAGTTTGACCGCTATGTGCTCTCAATCGACCACGTGCAGGGAGACCCTTTTGCCTCCCCATCCAAAGTGAGCATCCGTGTTCTCGGAAAAGATGCTCGTTTTCCTTCTATACTGTATGACAGTTACGAAAAAAGGATCGCTCTTCAAGATTATCTGACCCGCAAATTTCACCAGGGAATTGACCGTTATAATTTTAAGGCGAAGGGTTCCGGAAAAAGTGGATTATTGTCCATCAGCCAATGCAGGCAGGAAATTTTAGAGCGTACCGCCTGCACAATCCATCCCAAAAACGGAGAGATTGTACTTCGAATGGAAATTGGATTTCCGGCAAACGGACGAACGATCAATGCACAGGAACTCATTCGGATTTTATTTGATTTTCTTCCTGACTGCGTGTATAACACCTTATTTTATGCAAAATTGAACCACCAGAAATTACAGCAGATCCATGATCTCGCAGAAGATCAGGCATACATTCGTCACGAGCTAAAAAGACGAAACCTCGTAGCTTTTGTCGCAAACGGATCGGTTCTTCCAAGAGAATCCGGCATTTCACCACGTCCGCTGAAAGATGCCGTGCCTTTTTCTTCTCCTGCTTCTCTTGAAGTTACGATGTCTCTTCCACATAAGGGTGAGCTTATCGGAATGGGGATTCCAAAAGGAATCACATTGATTGTAGGTGGCGGGTATCATGGAAAATCAACATTGCTCAACGCTTTAGAACTCGGTGTCTATAATCATATTGCAGGTGACGGCAGAGAGTACGTTATCACAGATGACACTGCCGTAAAACTCCGTGCAGAAGACGGTCGCAGTATCAAACACACAGATATTTCCATGTTTATCAACAATCTGCCAAATGGTAAAGATACTGTCTCTTTTTATACTGAAGACGCCAGTGGAAGTACTTCCCAAGCTGCCAATGTCATCGAAGCGATGGAGACCGGTTCGTCGCTGTTTCTGATTGATGAGGACACCAGTGCGACAAACTTTATGATCCGCGATGAATTGATGCAGCGCGTTGTCAATCGAAACAAAGAGCCGATTACACCGTTTATTGAGCGTGCCCGAATGCTCTTTGAACAATATGGTATTTCATCCATCATCGTAGCGGGAAGCTCTGGATCCTATTTTCATATTGCCGATTTGATTTTACAGATGGATCAATATGTGCCATTTGACATCACGGACTTTGCCAAGCAGGAAGCAAAAGCCTTCCCATTGCCAGATTATGACCATTTGGCTGTTCCTGATATTCCGGATTATAAACGTATTCCAAAACCAAATTCTGCATTTCGGTCGCAGGGAAAATGCAAGGTTAAGACACTTGGAAAAGATGCTGTACAGATCAACCGGGAAACGATTGATCTCCGCTACGTGGAGCAGCTTGCCGACTCCGAACAGACAACCGCGCTCGGATACATCATCAAGCATTTAGAGAGTAATGCAATTGACGGAAAAAAGAACTTGCAGACATTAGTAGATACTCTGTATCAAACATTTGACCAAAACGGATTTTCCAGCATTGCACCGAACACAAACATGGCACTTCCGCGCAGACAAGAAATATTTGCGGCATTGAATCGTTATCGAAAACTAAATTTATAG
- a CDS encoding class C sortase, giving the protein MKRKVMTILCFITGFLLCTYPLVSNRIEQERQQKVITTYENGLEKTKDMESVWREAQKYNEMLQQIHGKIVAGMMEKTLREEHYETLLNVSKTGVMGVIVIPKISVKLPIYHGTEEDVLAVGAGHMEGSALPVGGENTRCVITGHRGLPNSKLFTRLDELKKEDLFFLDVCGRTLAYEVSKIEVIEPEITEVLEPEKGEDLVSLITCTPYGLNTHRLVVTGKRVPYRESERKNLPKKVPSIRELFFDGLPAAFLVSVFVPKKRNRRKRCLRQRK; this is encoded by the coding sequence ATGAAGCGAAAAGTAATGACCATACTTTGCTTTATAACCGGATTTCTATTGTGCACATATCCGCTTGTGAGTAATCGTATTGAGCAAGAGAGGCAGCAAAAGGTGATCACCACTTATGAAAATGGGTTGGAGAAAACGAAAGATATGGAATCCGTGTGGCGAGAAGCACAAAAATATAATGAGATGTTACAGCAGATACATGGGAAAATAGTGGCTGGAATGATGGAGAAGACACTTCGTGAGGAACATTATGAAACACTTTTGAATGTGTCGAAGACCGGAGTGATGGGAGTTATTGTAATACCAAAAATCAGTGTGAAGTTACCGATTTATCATGGGACGGAGGAAGATGTTCTGGCTGTTGGGGCAGGTCATATGGAAGGTAGTGCACTTCCGGTTGGAGGAGAGAATACAAGATGTGTGATTACGGGGCATAGGGGACTTCCAAATTCAAAGTTGTTTACAAGGCTGGATGAATTGAAGAAAGAAGATTTATTCTTTTTGGATGTTTGTGGAAGAACACTTGCTTATGAGGTGTCGAAAATAGAAGTAATCGAACCAGAAATCACAGAGGTTTTGGAACCGGAAAAAGGAGAAGATTTAGTGTCTCTGATTACGTGCACTCCATATGGGTTAAACACACATCGTCTGGTAGTAACCGGAAAAAGAGTGCCTTATCGGGAGAGTGAAAGGAAGAACTTGCCAAAGAAGGTTCCGTCTATACGAGAACTGTTCTTTGACGGACTTCCGGCCGCATTTCTTGTGTCTGTTTTTGTACCGAAAAAACGAAACAGGAGGAAGAGATGTTTAAGACAAAGGAAATAG
- the leuC gene encoding 3-isopropylmalate dehydratase large subunit, whose protein sequence is MGMTMTQKILAAHAGLESVTAGQLIEAKLDVVMANDITGPMAVPVFYQMADKVFDKDKVVLVPDHFTPNKDIKSAENSKSIREFSKCQCLTHYFEIGQMGIEHAILPEKGIVVAGECIIGADSHTCTYGALGAFSTGVGTTDIATGMATGELWFKVPSAIKFVLTGKPGKYVSGKDIILHIIGKIGVDGALYKSMEFVGDGIANLSMDDRFTMANMAIEAGAKNGIFIVDEKAEAYMKEHSEKEYKVYTADEDAEYDEVVEIDLSKVRPTVAFPHLPGNAKTIDEVEEMEPIKIDQVVIGSCTNGRMEDMRRAAAVLKGHKVHPDVRVMVIPATQKIYLQCIEEGLVTTFIESGCAFNTPSCGPCMGGHMGVMAAGEKCVSTTNRNFVGRMGHVDSLIYLASPEVAAASAIAGCIANPEKVGDK, encoded by the coding sequence ATGGGAATGACGATGACGCAGAAGATTCTTGCCGCGCATGCAGGACTGGAATCTGTAACTGCAGGACAATTGATTGAAGCCAAATTAGATGTGGTTATGGCAAATGATATTACAGGACCGATGGCGGTTCCGGTGTTTTATCAGATGGCAGATAAAGTGTTTGACAAAGATAAGGTAGTGCTGGTACCGGATCATTTTACGCCGAATAAAGATATTAAATCAGCAGAAAATTCAAAATCAATCCGTGAGTTTTCAAAATGTCAGTGCCTGACACATTATTTTGAAATCGGGCAAATGGGGATTGAACATGCGATTTTGCCAGAAAAAGGAATTGTAGTTGCAGGTGAATGTATCATCGGTGCGGATTCTCATACCTGCACATATGGCGCACTTGGAGCGTTTTCTACAGGAGTAGGTACGACGGATATTGCAACCGGTATGGCAACAGGAGAATTGTGGTTTAAAGTGCCAAGTGCAATCAAGTTTGTGCTCACCGGAAAGCCGGGGAAATATGTCAGCGGAAAAGATATTATCTTACATATTATAGGAAAAATCGGAGTTGATGGAGCACTGTACAAATCGATGGAATTTGTAGGAGATGGTATTGCGAATCTTTCTATGGATGACCGTTTTACAATGGCAAATATGGCGATTGAAGCCGGTGCTAAAAATGGTATTTTCATCGTAGATGAAAAAGCGGAAGCTTACATGAAAGAACATTCCGAGAAAGAGTATAAGGTTTATACTGCTGATGAGGATGCCGAATATGACGAAGTGGTGGAGATTGATTTGTCAAAGGTGAGACCAACAGTAGCATTTCCGCATTTGCCGGGCAATGCAAAGACAATTGACGAAGTAGAGGAGATGGAACCGATTAAGATCGATCAGGTAGTGATCGGCTCTTGTACGAACGGAAGAATGGAAGATATGCGCAGAGCGGCAGCGGTTTTGAAGGGACATAAAGTACATCCGGATGTGCGTGTGATGGTAATTCCGGCAACACAAAAGATTTATTTACAATGTATTGAGGAAGGGCTTGTGACAACATTTATTGAGTCGGGCTGTGCATTTAATACTCCGAGCTGCGGACCTTGTATGGGAGGTCATATGGGAGTTATGGCAGCAGGTGAGAAATGTGTATCTACAACGAACCGTAACTTCGTGGGAAGAATGGGACATGTAGATTCACTTATTTATCTGGCATCTCCGGAAGTTGCGGCGGCAAGTGCGATTGCGGGATGCATTGCCAATCCAGAGAAAGTAGGTGATAAGTAA
- the leuD gene encoding 3-isopropylmalate dehydratase small subunit produces MKALGHVFKYGDNVDTDVIIPARYLNSFDGKELASHAMVDIDPEFAKKVKPGDMIVANKNFGCGSSREHAPLCLKEAGVSCVIAETFARIFYRNAINIGLPIIECPEAANGIEAGDEVEVDFDSGKIYNRTKGTEFQGQPFPEFMQKLIAAGGLVNYTNSKKK; encoded by the coding sequence ATGAAAGCATTAGGACACGTATTCAAATATGGAGACAACGTAGATACCGATGTAATCATTCCGGCAAGATACTTGAATTCTTTTGACGGAAAAGAATTAGCAAGCCATGCGATGGTAGATATCGATCCGGAATTTGCAAAAAAAGTAAAACCGGGTGATATGATTGTTGCAAATAAAAATTTTGGATGTGGTTCTTCAAGAGAACATGCACCGCTTTGCCTGAAAGAAGCGGGCGTAAGCTGTGTGATTGCAGAGACATTTGCCAGAATCTTTTATCGAAATGCAATCAATATCGGACTCCCGATTATCGAATGTCCCGAAGCAGCGAATGGTATTGAAGCAGGAGACGAAGTAGAAGTGGATTTTGACAGCGGAAAGATTTATAACCGAACAAAGGGAACAGAGTTTCAGGGACAACCGTTTCCGGAATTTATGCAGAAACTAATCGCAGCAGGCGGATTGGTGAATTATACAAATAGCAAGAAAAAATAA
- a CDS encoding isopeptide-forming domain-containing fimbrial protein, with translation MLNCRQTTEKKKDKENKTMKNRMMKTVCVSVCAAILLMSEQAALAEVSAAWETETKNLNPVETPGGMADFKRGDASITIRGNSGQPLRGKKFHVYQIFHAENAAGGESIQYTLNPNYEKPVKKVVGEAIGKDAEQVTEYEVIDHIQSLNQNQVEGANEEQPLEGSYSSYRYFVEKLRDQIAKDQVEPDVVRVTETRKDNSIVIGGLDYGYYVTDEVSNVDGTHASSSLCIVTTANPDTDMNVKSDYPSVTKKIQEDDYKEMIGNDGWNDIADYEIGQTVPYKYESRVPNINGYDTYYYAWHDCMDEALTFHEDSVAITIYETSGSQSKYYTLRKDEFQVSTNLGDDETFRVAINDLKAIVDREFDRKNEVDENVYGQKVVLTYEATLNEKAAQDTGRPGFENDVRLEFSNNPDSNGEGSTGYTPWDTVVCFTYKLNGLKTNNHGAKLEGAKFRLYSDKDLKNEVYIKKIEDGYCVINRDFSGNSVPEEAVEMESDSNGNFIIFGLDSGTYYLKETSAPTGYRPILDPIVLKLKAVFTEERNSYIKGEGGTDKILQKLEANVYMKEFLNGDFEERNIELVTDSESGSANLNVINTVGKKLPVTGSSAMLLLVGAGSLLLSGFTVCLHRKYGGQKK, from the coding sequence ATGCTTAATTGCAGGCAGACAACAGAAAAGAAAAAAGATAAGGAGAATAAGACGATGAAAAATAGAATGATGAAAACGGTGTGTGTATCGGTTTGCGCGGCAATATTATTGATGTCTGAACAGGCGGCATTGGCGGAAGTGTCGGCAGCATGGGAGACAGAAACCAAGAACCTGAATCCAGTCGAAACACCAGGTGGAATGGCAGATTTTAAAAGAGGAGATGCGAGTATTACAATTCGAGGAAACAGCGGTCAGCCTCTCCGGGGAAAGAAATTTCATGTATATCAGATTTTCCATGCGGAAAATGCAGCAGGCGGAGAATCCATACAATATACACTCAATCCAAACTATGAGAAGCCGGTAAAGAAAGTGGTCGGCGAAGCAATTGGCAAAGACGCAGAACAGGTGACAGAGTATGAGGTGATTGATCATATCCAATCGCTAAATCAAAATCAGGTAGAAGGGGCAAATGAAGAGCAGCCATTGGAAGGCAGTTATAGTTCCTATCGGTATTTTGTGGAAAAATTGCGAGATCAAATCGCAAAAGATCAGGTAGAGCCTGATGTGGTTAGGGTAACAGAGACAAGGAAGGACAATTCGATTGTAATTGGAGGTCTGGATTATGGATATTATGTGACGGATGAAGTGAGTAATGTAGATGGAACCCATGCATCGTCTTCGCTTTGTATTGTGACAACAGCGAATCCGGATACGGATATGAATGTGAAGTCAGACTATCCAAGTGTGACGAAAAAGATACAGGAAGATGATTATAAAGAGATGATTGGAAATGACGGTTGGAATGATATTGCCGATTATGAAATCGGACAGACTGTTCCATATAAATACGAGTCCCGGGTTCCAAACATCAATGGGTACGACACCTATTACTATGCATGGCATGACTGTATGGATGAAGCATTGACATTTCATGAGGATTCTGTCGCAATTACAATTTATGAAACATCCGGTTCACAGTCAAAGTATTATACTCTGAGAAAAGATGAATTTCAAGTGTCCACAAATCTGGGAGATGATGAGACATTTCGAGTGGCAATCAATGATTTGAAAGCGATCGTAGACAGAGAATTTGATCGAAAAAATGAAGTGGATGAAAATGTGTATGGGCAGAAAGTGGTTTTGACGTATGAGGCTACTTTGAATGAAAAAGCAGCACAAGATACCGGGCGACCTGGATTTGAAAATGATGTGCGTCTGGAATTTTCAAACAATCCGGATTCGAATGGCGAGGGAAGTACCGGATATACACCGTGGGATACGGTTGTCTGTTTTACATACAAATTAAATGGATTGAAAACCAATAATCACGGAGCAAAATTGGAAGGAGCAAAATTTCGATTATATTCAGATAAGGACTTAAAAAATGAGGTGTATATAAAGAAAATAGAAGATGGGTATTGCGTGATTAACCGTGATTTTTCGGGAAATTCTGTTCCGGAAGAGGCTGTTGAGATGGAATCAGATTCAAATGGTAATTTTATAATTTTTGGTTTGGATAGCGGCACATATTATCTGAAAGAGACATCAGCGCCTACGGGGTACCGTCCGATCTTAGATCCGATTGTACTGAAGCTTAAGGCTGTTTTTACGGAAGAAAGAAACAGCTATATCAAAGGAGAGGGAGGTACGGATAAAATTTTGCAGAAATTAGAGGCAAATGTATATATGAAGGAATTTTTAAATGGTGACTTTGAAGAGCGTAATATAGAACTTGTAACGGATAGTGAAAGTGGATCTGCAAATTTAAATGTCATTAATACAGTAGGAAAGAAATTGCCGGTGACAGGATCATCAGCTATGCTTCTTTTGGTTGGAGCCGGAAGTCTTCTTTTGAGTGGTTTTACAGTTTGCCTGCACAGAAAATATGGAGGACAAAAAAAGTAG
- a CDS encoding pilin N-terminal domain-containing protein, with amino-acid sequence MFKTKEIVMLFLMISFLTVGAWKNVEAARGESPFIPEEEYKKELGKYGNIHISLTDGKKGTKKEGVEFSYIKVADWKDGSYELTEQFEASKVDLNQIETAEQLEEAAEKLKAFSGKRSAKVRADKNGEIELKNLETGVYLFVAEEPKEYDRITPFLIALPTWNAESREMSYEVEVIPKHIPIVEKQEAKPVETGDAMQKTWYGIGLLSLGIVVILCMQNIWKKQK; translated from the coding sequence ATGTTTAAGACAAAGGAAATAGTAATGTTGTTCCTGATGATTAGTTTTTTGACAGTGGGAGCATGGAAGAATGTAGAAGCAGCGAGAGGAGAAAGTCCTTTCATTCCGGAAGAAGAGTATAAAAAAGAGTTAGGGAAATATGGAAATATTCATATCAGCTTAACAGATGGGAAAAAGGGAACGAAAAAAGAAGGAGTAGAATTTTCCTATATAAAAGTAGCAGACTGGAAGGATGGAAGTTATGAATTGACAGAGCAGTTTGAGGCATCTAAAGTGGATTTGAATCAAATTGAAACAGCTGAGCAGTTAGAAGAGGCAGCTGAAAAATTAAAAGCATTCTCCGGTAAAAGAAGTGCAAAGGTCAGGGCAGACAAAAACGGTGAAATAGAGCTAAAGAATTTAGAGACGGGAGTATATTTATTTGTGGCGGAAGAGCCAAAAGAGTATGATCGGATTACTCCGTTTCTGATTGCGCTGCCGACGTGGAATGCGGAAAGCAGAGAAATGTCATATGAAGTCGAAGTGATCCCAAAACATATCCCGATTGTGGAAAAGCAGGAAGCAAAGCCGGTTGAAACAGGAGATGCAATGCAAAAAACTTGGTATGGTATAGGTTTATTATCTTTGGGAATCGTAGTGATTTTATGCATGCAGAACATTTGGAAAAAACAAAAATAG
- a CDS encoding Na+/H+ antiporter NhaC family protein has translation MNQVENKGRAIALLPIGVFLVIFLGSGIVTGDFYAMPAIVAFLIALAVAFMQNKQLSFAEKLSVISKGVGDENIITMSLIFLCAGGFSGAVTAAGGVESTVNFGLSVLPSNVAVAGLFVIGCFISVSMGTSMGTIAALAPIAVGISEKTGYEMAICIGAVVCGAMFGDNLSMISDTTIAAVKTQGCEMKDKFKANFLIVLPAAVITIIIFFMITRNGSYEITEALTYNLWQVVPYVLVLVGALIGINVFIMLISGTILSLIVGVATGTLAASEMFSVIGEGVTGMYDITVISIVVACIVSLVKEYGGIQFILNLIKSRISGRRGGELGIAGLSLLVDACTANNTVAIVMAGPIAKEICEEFDIDPKRSASLLDIFTSVGQGLIPYGAQLLSAATLTALTPFEIIPYLYYPILMAISAICFILFRKERKRM, from the coding sequence ATGAATCAAGTAGAGAACAAAGGAAGGGCAATTGCCCTGCTCCCTATTGGAGTATTTCTGGTAATCTTTTTGGGTTCCGGTATTGTAACAGGAGATTTTTATGCGATGCCTGCAATCGTAGCTTTTTTGATCGCGTTGGCAGTAGCGTTTATGCAGAACAAACAGTTGTCATTTGCTGAGAAATTGTCAGTGATTTCAAAAGGCGTAGGGGATGAGAATATTATTACGATGAGTCTTATTTTTCTATGCGCCGGTGGATTTTCCGGAGCCGTGACGGCAGCAGGCGGAGTGGAAAGTACGGTTAATTTTGGCCTTTCTGTGCTTCCGTCTAATGTTGCAGTTGCAGGTCTTTTTGTCATCGGCTGCTTTATTTCAGTTTCTATGGGAACATCTATGGGGACGATTGCGGCACTCGCACCGATTGCTGTGGGAATCAGTGAAAAGACGGGATATGAGATGGCGATTTGCATTGGAGCAGTTGTGTGTGGCGCAATGTTTGGTGACAACTTATCTATGATTTCAGATACTACGATTGCAGCTGTAAAGACACAGGGCTGTGAGATGAAAGATAAGTTTAAAGCGAACTTTTTGATTGTGCTTCCGGCGGCAGTTATCACCATTATTATTTTCTTTATGATTACAAGAAATGGAAGCTATGAGATTACAGAGGCGCTTACGTACAACTTGTGGCAGGTAGTACCATATGTTTTGGTTTTAGTCGGAGCGTTGATAGGAATCAATGTATTTATCATGCTGATCAGTGGAACAATTCTTTCACTGATTGTAGGTGTGGCAACGGGAACACTTGCAGCATCTGAGATGTTTAGTGTAATTGGAGAAGGCGTGACAGGAATGTATGATATTACGGTAATATCGATTGTTGTGGCATGTATTGTTTCGCTTGTGAAGGAGTACGGTGGAATCCAGTTTATTTTAAACTTAATCAAATCAAGAATCAGTGGCAGAAGAGGGGGAGAACTTGGAATTGCCGGACTGTCTCTTTTAGTGGACGCATGTACGGCAAATAATACGGTTGCAATTGTCATGGCGGGACCGATCGCAAAGGAAATCTGCGAAGAATTTGACATTGATCCGAAACGGTCAGCTTCTCTTTTGGATATTTTTACATCCGTGGGACAGGGGCTGATCCCTTATGGGGCACAACTCCTTTCAGCAGCGACGTTAACAGCACTTACACCGTTTGAAATTATACCATATCTGTATTATCCGATTCTGATGGCGATTAGTGCAATCTGCTTTATTTTGTTCCGAAAAGAACGAAAACGTATGTAG